A genomic region of Ruficoccus amylovorans contains the following coding sequences:
- a CDS encoding IS630 family transposase, with protein MAQARRRWKRSQGGLDPARLVFIDESAAKTNLTRLRGRAPRAPTSALPCSAWTLAHHHDDLLGRLDGTTACMSVEGAANTEVFQAYVLQILVPSLRPGDIVIMDNLRAHKNEDTLNLIRQAKAQVRFLPAYSPDLNPIEMMWSKLKAILRKIQARNYPHLLDAIANALADVSTNDVRGWFTHCGYSFI; from the coding sequence ATCGCGCAAGCCCGCCGCCGCTGGAAGCGCAGCCAAGGCGGCCTCGACCCGGCGCGGCTCGTGTTCATCGACGAGTCGGCGGCCAAGACCAACCTGACCCGGTTACGGGGTCGCGCCCCTCGGGCGCCAACGTCTGCTCTGCCATGCTCCGCATGGACACTGGCACACCACCACGATGATCTCCTCGGGCGCCTGGACGGCACCACCGCCTGCATGAGTGTTGAGGGCGCGGCTAACACCGAGGTCTTTCAAGCCTATGTGCTCCAGATCCTCGTCCCCTCCCTGCGTCCCGGAGACATCGTCATCATGGACAACTTGCGCGCCCATAAAAACGAGGACACCCTCAATCTGATCCGGCAGGCCAAGGCCCAAGTCCGCTTCCTGCCGGCTTACTCCCCGGACCTCAATCCCATCGAAATGATGTGGAGTAAGCTCAAGGCAATCCTGCGAAAGATCCAGGCACGAAACTATCCCCATTTACTCGACGCCATCGCTAACGCATTGGCGGACGTATCCACCAACGATGTCCGGGGCTGGTTTACCCATTGCGGATACAGTTTTATTTGA